A genomic region of Desulfocurvus vexinensis DSM 17965 contains the following coding sequences:
- a CDS encoding DNA adenine methylase, whose amino-acid sequence MKSPIKWIGGKSRLAEEIMGLIPPHQRYAEVFAGAG is encoded by the coding sequence ATGAAAAGCCCAATCAAATGGATAGGCGGCAAGTCGAGGCTTGCCGAGGAAATCATGGGACTGATCCCGCCCCACCAGCGCTACGCGGAGGTGTTCGCTGGTGCGGGG